The Betta splendens chromosome 7, fBetSpl5.4, whole genome shotgun sequence genome includes a window with the following:
- the slc17a9b gene encoding solute carrier family 17 member 9b isoform X2 — protein MAVTQKYGKKHGPDLVCHKENPPYDKTGAAGCHKKWPDHGTNWSRPVARTWTAVLLLGTCLLYCARVAMPICAVSMAEKFGWSKRESGMVLGSFFWGYCFTQVLGGYVSDRVGGEKILLLSAAAWGSMTAFTPVLAHFCSQPIFSMTLSRFLMGLLQGVHYPSLASLCSQKVVESERGFLMSTVGSGSYLGTLVIGGAGSLMLDLYGWESVFYVSGLLSVLWAYCMWKYLLKGEGPIITLESLGSSGPQSKLSRRHWLRLFKQPAVCAVIVTHLCTASTFFTLLSWLPTFFKDTFPDAKGWVFNVIPWLVAIPSSLLSGCLSDHLISKGFDTASVRKLMQWSVCKCSRPCSILRWGFIWRYEYMRRFLRSSHGVFLGVSHRGHRLMGVCVRPHKYSQPPGPLHLPGLR, from the exons ATGGCAGTTACTCAAAAATATGGCAAAAAACATGGTCCAGATTTGGTCTGTCACAAGGAAAACCCCCCGTATGACAAGACCGGAGCGGCTGGGTGTCATAAGAAGTGGCCCGATCACGGCACCAACTGGTCAAG gccGGTGGCCCGGACGTGGAcggcggtgctgctgctggggacCTGCCTCCTGTACTGCGCCCGCGTGGCCATGCCCATCTGCGCCGTCAGCATGGCGGAGAAGTTCGGCTGGAGTAAGAGGGAGTCCGGCATGGTGCTGGGCAGCTTCTTCTGGGGCTACTGCTTCACCCAAGTGCTGGGAGGCTACGTCAGCGACCG ggtgGGAGGCGAGAAGATCCTCCTGCTGTCGGCAGCAGCCTGGGGGTCGATGACAGCCTTCACCCCTGTCCTGGCCCACTTCTGCTCCCAGCCCATCTTCTCCATGACACTGTCCCGATTCCTCATGGGCCTGTTGCAAG GAGTTCATTACCCTTCTCTGGCCAGTCTTTGCTCCCAGAAGGTGGTGGAGAGCGAGCGCGGCTTCCTCATGAGCACCGTGGGTAGCGGCTCCTACCTGGG CACTCTGGTGATCGGGGGGGCCGGCTCCCTCATGCTGGACCTGTATGGCTGGGAGAGTGTGTTCTACGTGTCCGGCCTCCTGTCAGTGCTGTGGGCCTACTGCATGTGGAAGTATCTGCTCAAAGGAGAAG GGCCCATCATCACGCTGGAGTCACTGGGAAGTAGTGGGCCCCAGTCCAAACTGTCCAGGAGACACTGGTTACGGCTCTTCAAACAACCTGCAGTCTG TGCCGTGATCGTGACTCACCTTTGCACAGCCAGCACCTTCTTCACTCTTCTATCGTGGCTGCCAACCTTCTTTAAAGACACCTTTCCTGATGCAAAG GGTTGGGTGTTCAACGTCATTCCTTGGTTGGTGGCCATTCCCTCATCCCTCCTGAGCGGATGCCTGTCTGACCACCTCATCAGTAAAG GGTTCGACACGGCCTCGGTGAGGAAGCTGATGCAG tgGAGTGTCTGTAAATGTTCAAGACCTTGCTCCATCCTGCGCTGGGGCTTTATTTG GCGTTATGAATACATGCGGCGCTTTCTCAG GAGTTCTCATGGTGTATTTCTCGGGGTATCTCATCGAGGCCACAGGCTCATGGGCGTCTGTGTTCGCCCTCATAAGTACAGTCAACCTCCTGGGCCTCTGCACCTTCCTGGCCTTCGCTGA
- the slc17a9b gene encoding solute carrier family 17 member 9b isoform X1 — MAVTQKYGKKHGPDLVCHKENPPYDKTGAAGCHKKWPDHGTNWSRPVARTWTAVLLLGTCLLYCARVAMPICAVSMAEKFGWSKRESGMVLGSFFWGYCFTQVLGGYVSDRVGGEKILLLSAAAWGSMTAFTPVLAHFCSQPIFSMTLSRFLMGLLQGVHYPSLASLCSQKVVESERGFLMSTVGSGSYLGTLVIGGAGSLMLDLYGWESVFYVSGLLSVLWAYCMWKYLLKGEGPIITLESLGSSGPQSKLSRRHWLRLFKQPAVCAVIVTHLCTASTFFTLLSWLPTFFKDTFPDAKGWVFNVIPWLVAIPSSLLSGCLSDHLISKGFDTASVRKLMQFFSMGVSSVFTLLLCGNLTFPWAVAFVSATMGLTTFSHSGVSVNVQDLAPSCAGALFGVMNTCGAFSGVLMVYFSGYLIEATGSWASVFALISTVNLLGLCTFLAFAEARRVDIDSIKIRHVHI, encoded by the exons ATGGCAGTTACTCAAAAATATGGCAAAAAACATGGTCCAGATTTGGTCTGTCACAAGGAAAACCCCCCGTATGACAAGACCGGAGCGGCTGGGTGTCATAAGAAGTGGCCCGATCACGGCACCAACTGGTCAAG gccGGTGGCCCGGACGTGGAcggcggtgctgctgctggggacCTGCCTCCTGTACTGCGCCCGCGTGGCCATGCCCATCTGCGCCGTCAGCATGGCGGAGAAGTTCGGCTGGAGTAAGAGGGAGTCCGGCATGGTGCTGGGCAGCTTCTTCTGGGGCTACTGCTTCACCCAAGTGCTGGGAGGCTACGTCAGCGACCG ggtgGGAGGCGAGAAGATCCTCCTGCTGTCGGCAGCAGCCTGGGGGTCGATGACAGCCTTCACCCCTGTCCTGGCCCACTTCTGCTCCCAGCCCATCTTCTCCATGACACTGTCCCGATTCCTCATGGGCCTGTTGCAAG GAGTTCATTACCCTTCTCTGGCCAGTCTTTGCTCCCAGAAGGTGGTGGAGAGCGAGCGCGGCTTCCTCATGAGCACCGTGGGTAGCGGCTCCTACCTGGG CACTCTGGTGATCGGGGGGGCCGGCTCCCTCATGCTGGACCTGTATGGCTGGGAGAGTGTGTTCTACGTGTCCGGCCTCCTGTCAGTGCTGTGGGCCTACTGCATGTGGAAGTATCTGCTCAAAGGAGAAG GGCCCATCATCACGCTGGAGTCACTGGGAAGTAGTGGGCCCCAGTCCAAACTGTCCAGGAGACACTGGTTACGGCTCTTCAAACAACCTGCAGTCTG TGCCGTGATCGTGACTCACCTTTGCACAGCCAGCACCTTCTTCACTCTTCTATCGTGGCTGCCAACCTTCTTTAAAGACACCTTTCCTGATGCAAAG GGTTGGGTGTTCAACGTCATTCCTTGGTTGGTGGCCATTCCCTCATCCCTCCTGAGCGGATGCCTGTCTGACCACCTCATCAGTAAAG GGTTCGACACGGCCTCGGTGAGGAAGCTGATGCAG TTTTTCTCCATGGGTGTGTCCAGTGTGTTTACCCTCCTTCTGTGTGGCAACCTCACCTTCCCCTGGGCTGTAGCATTTGTATCTGCCACCATGGGCCTCACCACCTTCAGTCACAG tgGAGTGTCTGTAAATGTTCAAGACCTTGCTCCATCCTGCGCTGGGGCTTTATTTG GCGTTATGAATACATGCGGCGCTTTCTCAG GAGTTCTCATGGTGTATTTCTCGGGGTATCTCATCGAGGCCACAGGCTCATGGGCGTCTGTGTTCGCCCTCATAAGTACAGTCAACCTCCTGGGCCTCTGCACCTTCCTGGCCTTCGCTGAGGCCCGTCGTGTGGACATCGACTCCATAAAGATCCGCCACGTGCACATCTGA